CCCCCCTAAACACGATGTCCTCACGTCACAGCTTGGACATCGATCCTTCGCCGCATCTTCACGAACTTCTGTCGTCCCAAAGATCTAGTTAGGATATCTGCAAGCTGATCATCGGTGCAAATATAGTTGATGTCGATCTTGCTTTCTTTCGCATACTCCCTTAGGTATCGATACCTCGTATGGATGTGCTTGCATCCACCATGATGCATTTGATTCTTCCATAGAGAGACTATAGACTCGTCATCAATGTTGAGCACCACTCGTTTCGGTTCCTTGCCTGTGAGGTCACCGAGTAGCCTTCCTAGGCAAATGCTTTGACACACCGCGGTTGCAGCTGCAATATACTCCGTTTCACAGGATGATAATGCGACCACCTTCTGCTTTTGTGGTAGCCAACTCACTATACTTCCTCCCAAGACATATGCCACGCCCGAGTTACTTTTACGGTCGTCCACATCTCCTGCCATGTCGCTATCACTATAGCTAAGTAGCTCCATCATCTCCTTCTTCTCTCTCAAATAGACACAACCGAAGTTTTTTGTCCCTTTGATGTACCTGAGTATATGTTCCACAGCTACCCAATGCTCCATCGTGGGTGCTTCCATGAAGCGACTCACCATGCCAACGGAATAGGCCAAGTCCAGTCTTGTATTCGTGAGATACCTCAACTTTCGGACCACACTTCTATACTCCATTGCATCAACCGCGGGTGCTTCacttttcttgcttagcataagacGAGGCTTCATCGGAACATGACttggattgcaatctttcatgccacAACTTTCAACTACTTTCTTTGCATATGCCTCCTGGCATATTGTGATCCCCTCCGGCTTTTGTTGTACCTCGATCCCAAGGTAGTAACTCAAGAGCCCTAGATCAGCCATCTTGAATAGCTCCTTCATTTGTAGCTTGAAGTTTGCAATCACCTCTTCGTCTGCTCCAGTTATCAACAGATCATCCACATAGATGCCCACTAACAGACGATCCTTGCCTTTACCTCGCTTATACATCGTATGCTCCAGTGGGGCTTTCTCAAATCCAAGAGAAATCAATGTACGGTCAAGCTTGATGTCCCATGCCTGAGGAGCTTGCCGTAGCCCGTACAACACCTTGTGTAGCTTCAATACCTTGTGTTCCTCTCCTTCTTTGATGTACCCTAGTGGTTGCttcacatatacttcttcttccaACTCTCCAGTCAAAAAAGTAGAGTTCACATCCATGTGATGTAGTCTCCAAGATTCTTGAGCCGCGAGAGCTATAAGTAGCCTCACCGAGTCTATCTTTGTAACTGGACCGAACACTTCTTCGAAGTCCACACCTTGCTCTTGCACGTATCCTTTAGCCACGAGCATTGCCTTATGCTTCACCAAGTTCCTTTCGCATCCTTCTTGACTTTGTATACCCACTTGAGCTCTATGGCATTATGTCCGTTGGGAAGATCCGCGAGCTCCCATGTATCTTGTCTCGGATCGACCCCAACTCTTCGTCCATAGCATGACGCCAACACTCTTCCGTCTTTGCGTCTTCAAAATTTTCCGGTTCCTCGATGTGCAAACATCGTTGCCCTTTACTTTTCATCTTCACCGAATTCATTCGAAGCGCTTCCTTAGATTCATGTGGCTGTTCTTCTGTCTCCAATGCTGTCGAAGACGTCACGTCTTTTGAAGTTGCCAAACCTCCCTTTACCGGCATTCTAGCCACATCCAAACTGCTCTCTAGAGAATTTGCAACAGTAGATGGGCTGATCTTTTGAGGCACGTCTATTTTTCCTAGACGTTGCCCACCTTGTAGTCCATCCATTAGGTCATCACGTGGATTCCTTAATGTGGCTGTTGTATGCAGCTTGTACTGGCCCGCTCCTTCTGGCACATGCGGAGCTGCACAAGGCCATGCAGCGCCTCCGTCGTTGCTGCTACGTACGGTTGCTGCTGGGCCGCTCAGTGCAGCACCCTTTCCAGCCGGCGTAGCGTTTGCTGTGCTACCAAGCAGAGCTGACACGACTGATTCGAGCCCTCCTGGCCGAGCGATGCTTCCTTCTGGATACTGGTTTGTCTGCACCATGTCCCTATATGAGTTCGACATGTCCCAGCTCGTCACGCCGTCCTCAGACGAGATGCCCGCGCTGCTTGCCGCTCCCGCATATGATTTTCCTGGTGCGTCCATACCGATCTGCTTTGTGTTGTGAACTTCTGACATCACAACTTCGCCTTTTTCTAGCGCGACCACACCATCTCGCATTGTGTCGTGGACTTCTGGCACCACGTCTACGCCTGAACTTACTGGTGTGACCACCAGGGCCGTACTAGGGAAAATGGAGGCCCGGTGCAAACTCAGAAAATGGGCCCTCGGCATAGCAAGTGGCAATGAGGAAAACAGGATCTAATTgctattattattactattatataTCATGTTGGTACATAGTACAATCTTCTGAATAACATCTTGTCGCAAAAGTGATTCTAGAAACTAAAAAATAATACATTATCTAGCAGAAGCGTGACATCCTTCTTGCATTCCTTGAGATAAATTCTTCAATTAGTTCCTCGTAAGATACATTCTCCAAGATGTCGTTTTCAATTGCTATCAAAGTCAGTCCACTAAGTCTTTCTTGTGTCATTGTAGAACGCAAATAGGACTTCAACAACTTTAGTTTAGAAAAACTTCTCTCCGCCAATGCAACGGTTACTGGGATGGTCAataaaattctatatgcaatagTTGCATTGGGAAAACAATTCAAGcgtttcaaaaaatttaaaatgtCAATAGGTCCCATATTTTTTTCCTTTGGAATGAAATCTTGGAGTAACTTTAACTCAACATATAAATCATTACCATCAATGTCAGATTTGTCACCACTTCTAAGTGCAGTCTCAAGGCTACTGCAAGAAGACCTCAAATTTTTATCATCCAATGAGTTTAGTGCATGAGAAGTAAACAAGAAACCAAAAGTTTTTTCGTATGATTTATATTGCTCAAATCTCGTAGTAAGTGAAGCAATAGCTTGATCAACAACAGGTAAGAAGTAGTTTATCCTAAACGACTCTTGTGCAGATTGTGAAGCATCTAACACATCATCAGGATTCTCATCAAATTGTTTTTTTCTTTTAATTTCACGCTTTTTCCGAAATGCAGGGTC
The window above is part of the Triticum aestivum cultivar Chinese Spring chromosome 2A, IWGSC CS RefSeq v2.1, whole genome shotgun sequence genome. Proteins encoded here:
- the LOC123191166 gene encoding uncharacterized protein isoform X1, giving the protein MKGKNLGAQALLLNINPRAFYSACGCHSLNLTVCDMAKTCGKAKDFFGIIQRIYTTFANSTKKWKILKDNIGDGLTLKSVSSTRWESHINSVKAIRFQISDIRKALLQVADVDKDPKTSSEAKSLANNELGDFEFVVAIIIWYDILAAVNLISKDLQSKDMLIDVAIEKVQGLITFFKGYRDTGFTTAVEIAREIALEIDIDPAFRKKREIKRKKQFDENPDDVLDASQSAQESFRINYFLPVVDQAIASLTTRFEQYKSYEKTFGFLFTSHALNSLDDKNLRSSCSSLETALRSGDKSDIDGNDLYVELKLLQDFIPKEKNMGPIDILNFLKRLNCFPNATIAYRILLTIPVTVALAERSFSKLKLLKSYLRSTMTQERLSGLTLIAIENDILENVSYEELIEEFISRNARRMSRFC